TGCCGTGGATAGTTCTAAATCAACGTATTGAAATACATCTTGAAAAATAAAGGTGCTATTTTGGTTTGCTTCTATTTGCAGTTGATCTTCCAGATATAATAAACTCGTTTCCTCTAATAATTCTTGATTACGTTTCACCTTATATTTTGGCTGCTTTAATTCTATCGCTTTCCCGTTAAAAAACACCGTCATTGTCAGCCAAAAGTCCATTCCTTCTTGAAAGAATAAATCGTTTACGTTCGGCTGTTTTGCTTGCTTTATTTGTATATGATCCCCATGGTGAAGCACCTGCTTTGGTTCAGCCCTTTTTTGGTTCACATAAAATTGTGTTTCTCCCATGTTTAGTTGAATTTGTTTTCCATTAACAAATACAAGGAATGGCTCGGGTTTATCATATTTGGTACTGGAAATATGTTTCATTATATCTTCTAAATGCTTTGGTTGATGCCATTCAATCACATCTTTATCTTTTACGAGATAATTTTTATCTGCTGGCTGTTGATTGACGAAAAAAGCTGGATAAATGATATGACGTTGGTTCTCAAACCAAATGGTCATTGGAGTTATTTCACCAAATAGCTCATTAATCGTAATTGCTGCAGCCTCTCCATTTTTGCCCTTCTTAATTTGCAAATGGTCGCCATTTTTTATGCGTGCTTTTACAGAAGTTGGTTCCCCATTGAGCATGATTTGAGGCGGCTCTCCAAATTCTCCTGGCAATGTTACTTCTTTGCCATTTACAGTAATAATAGAAGCAGCTCCAGGCTTGCCATACCATTTTGAAATATCTATACCGGTTTGAATAAGACAATCTCCAACTATCAATGTACGCATTTCAAATAATCTTAAAGTGTGTTCATTAATAGAGACGCTAATATAATGAACAGGATTACGCTTTGCAGCAATGGCAATTCCAATCGGTGTAACGAAGTCAGGACGTACCGGCAGCTTCTCCCTAAAAGAAAGCTGTTTAATGGCACTGACATCTCGTACAGCTACTCTATTTTCAGGAAGCTGTAGTTTATTAGCAATCGCTGTTGTTATCATTGGTGTTAAGCTTCCGCCTCCCACTAGCATCACAGCTCTTGGCGGTTTTGTATTTAATTTTAAAATTTCCTCAGCTACTTGGGAGGCTAGCAGATCAATAGCCGGGGCTATGTCTTTTGTTAACTGCTCATAAGCTATCGTGGTTTCAAAGCCAAGAATGTCTTCCAGCTTTACTTCTCCTTGTTCCACAATGGCTCTTTTTGCTTCTTCGGCATTTGGAAAGTCTAATAAGTATGTATCACTAATTGCTTCCGTAATTTCATCCCCAGCAATAGGAACCATTCCATATGCTACCACTGTCCCTTGATTAGTAATCGCGATATCACTTGTTCCTGCGCCTATATCCACTAAAGCAACATTGAGTCTCCGCATCGATTCTGGAATAAGTACCTCAATTGCTGCGATTGGCTCCAAAGTCAATGCTTCCATTTCAAGCCCAGCTCTGGATAATGCTGCTAATAACGATTCAATAACAACTTTAGGTAAAAATGTAGCAATAATTCGAGCGCTCACATCTTCCCCTTGCTGGTCAATCAGTGAGCCAATCTCCTGCTGATCGACATAATAATGGAGGACAGAATAACTAACACAGTAATAAGGTGTTACATTTTCCTCTCCCTCTTGTTGACTTACTTTTTCTAAAGCATTTTGCACCGCACTTAGCTCTAAATGTTGAACCATTTCAGGATTAGTAATGGATTTGTTTTGTAAGTGTAAAGAAGCAGATCCCTCCATTGTAATTAATGCTCGTCCGGCAGCGGCGACACAGACGCTTTTTAACGGACCATGTGATTGTTCGATTGTTGCTTTAACTTGTTTAATCGTCTCAGAAACGGCGATTACATCATGAATTTGACCATCACGCATGGAACGGTCTTGATGCTCCAGCATACAGTAGTCTACTACTTCAAATCCTTCCTGCTGTTGGTTTAAAATGATACCTGTAACAGAGCGCGTACCGATATCTAAAGCAAATACTCGTTCTTTCATAAAACATAATCCTTTCATATTAATAATAGGCAAATTTATATATTTGAGTAAGAATGCAAACGTATATGTTTTGCGCGACTAAATAGGATTAGCGTAATGAATACGGTTAATTATACATGAATTTAAAAAATTTATCGACAAAGGGTATATAATTAGCTATAATATTCACTAATTATTAAAAAACCTGAGCATAGGGGGAGTAGAAGATGAATGAATTAGACCAAGTTAGAGATAGGTTAGACAAAGTAAACCTAGAGATATTGGAATTAATTAATGAACGAGCTAAATTAGTTCAGCAAATTGGGGACATCAAAGCAAAGCAAAGTATGAAGCGATTTGACCCTGTGCGAGAAAGAGATATGTTAGATAAAATCACTTCCAGTAACGATGGTCCATTCGAAAATGCAACCATTGAGCATATTTTTAAGGAAATTTTTAAAGCTAGCTTAGAATTGCAGGAAGATGACCACCGTAAAGCATTGCTCGTGTCACGAAAGAAGAAACCTGAAAATACCGTTATTCATATTAATGGTGCAAGTATTGGGGATGGGAACGTTCATTTTGTTATGGGACCTTGTGCTGTCGAAGGATATAAGCAGGTAGCAACAGTTGCCAAAGCGATTAAACAACACGGAGTGAAGCTATTGCGTGGGGGTGCATTCAAACCAAGAACTTCGCCTTACGATTTCCAAGGGTTAGGAGTTGAAGGGTTAGAAATTCTAAAAAAGGCTGCTGTAGAGCATGATTTAGCAGTGGTAAGCGAGATAGTAAACCCGGCACATATCGAAGAGGCGCTCGATTATCTGGATGTAATTCAAATTGGAGCTAGAAATATGCAAAACTTCGAATTGCTTAAGGCTGCTGGTGATGTGAATAAACCTGTTCTTTTAAAGCGTGGTTTATCCGCAACTATTTCTGAATTCATTAATGCTGCTGAGTATATTATGTCGCGTGGCAACGCTAATATCATTTTATGCGAACGGGGAATTCGAACATACGAAAAAGCAACCAGAAATACCCTTGATATTTCAGCTGTTCCTATCTTAAAACAAGAGACGCACTTACCTGTAATGGTTGATGTCACTCACTCCACAGGACGAAGAGATTTATTGCTGCCAACCGCAAAAGCAGCTATTGCCATTGGAGCAGACGGTGTGATGGCAGAAGTACATCCAGATCCTGCTGTTGCATTGTCAGATTCTGCACAGCAAATGGATATTCCTACGTTCCATCATTTCATGGAAGAAATGGAGGATATGGCAGAACGGATGAAATAAAAACGATAAAAGTTGAAACAAAAGTTGGTAAATATGAAAAGATTGTGTATAATAATAAGAGTATCAAGTTTACTCAAACAAAATGCAACTAGATAACTACAATCTTAGAGGCTTGACACTTGCCTTTCTTCTTAATAACCGATATTATAGGGTGAATAAAAGCGGTTGAAGGATAATTAGGAGCCTTCAACCTTTTTTGCTTTGAAAAATTTTTCATAGTAGAGTATGATAAAGAAAAAAGAGAACGATATTGTATAGGAGGAAAATAACATTGAGTAATATAACCATATATGATGTGGCAAGAGAAGCAAATGTTTCAATGGCTACGGTTTCTCGTGTCGTAAACGGAAACCCAAATGTGAAGCCAACAACAAGGAAGAAGGTACTGGCTACAATTGAGCGCTTAGGTTACCGTCCAAATGCTGTTGCAAGAGGTTTGGCAAGTAAGAAAACAACGACTGTCGGAGCGATTATTCCAGATATATCAAGCATTTTCTTTGCAGAACTTGCAAGAGGTATTGAAGATATCGCTACAATGTATAAGTATAATATGATTTTAAGTAACTCTGATCAAAATGAAGACAAAGAAGTTCAATTAATTAATACGATGTTGGAAAAGCAAGTAGATGGAATCATTTTTATGGGGGGAAATATTTCAGAGCAGCATGTACAGCAATTCAAGAGCTCTTCCGTGCCTGTGGTGCTAGCAGCAACATATGATGAAAACAATGAAATCCCTTCTGTGAACATTGATTATGAACAAGCAGCCTTTGAAGCTACTCAGTTTCTAATTGAACAAAATAAAGCAGTTCCTGCATTAGTTTCTGGGTTAGAAGAAACGCATATCAACCAGCTGAAATATAAAGGCTATGCCAGAGCTTTAAATGAGGCAGGACTTTCTGTAGATGAATCACTAATAGTAAAAGGAGATTACTCCTATAGTTCAGGAATTGAAGCTGTAAATCAATTATTAGAAGAAAATAAAAAACCAGAAGCTATTTTTGTCGCCTCAGATGAAATGGCCCTTGGTGTTATTCATGGAATTCAGGACAAAGGTTATCGTGTTCCAGACGATATAGAAGTGTTTGGATTTGATAATACACGATTAGCTACAATGGTTCGCCCAACTTTATCTACCATTGTGCAACCAATGTATGATATTGGTGCTGTCTCAATGCGCTTATTAACAAAGTACATGAACAAAGAAGAAGTTCAAGATCAAAAAGTCGTACTTCCTCATCGAATTGAAAAAAGAAACTCAACAAAGTAAGATGGGGTGCCGATATAGTGGATAGAGAGATTCAACTTCTATTCTGAGGAGAGAGAACGATGAGAAAACGAGATATATTAACTCCGTTCGGCATCACCATGGGTTTTATAATGATTATGTTGGCGATAGTTTCCAAAAATGGTACTTCTGAAGGGGCAGGTTTGTTTCTGGACATTTCCTCCATCTTTATTGTAATCGGAGGACTAATTGCTTCGATGTTGATAACGTTTAAGTTTGAACAGATCAAACTGACAAGAAAAGTATTGAGTGAAGCTTTTCATAAAAATGACCAACAGCTGCCGCAACTGATTGCATTATTT
This genomic interval from Virgibacillus pantothenticus contains the following:
- a CDS encoding bifunctional 3-deoxy-7-phosphoheptulonate synthase/chorismate mutase, with the translated sequence MNELDQVRDRLDKVNLEILELINERAKLVQQIGDIKAKQSMKRFDPVRERDMLDKITSSNDGPFENATIEHIFKEIFKASLELQEDDHRKALLVSRKKKPENTVIHINGASIGDGNVHFVMGPCAVEGYKQVATVAKAIKQHGVKLLRGGAFKPRTSPYDFQGLGVEGLEILKKAAVEHDLAVVSEIVNPAHIEEALDYLDVIQIGARNMQNFELLKAAGDVNKPVLLKRGLSATISEFINAAEYIMSRGNANIILCERGIRTYEKATRNTLDISAVPILKQETHLPVMVDVTHSTGRRDLLLPTAKAAIAIGADGVMAEVHPDPAVALSDSAQQMDIPTFHHFMEEMEDMAERMK
- the ccpA gene encoding catabolite control protein A, with protein sequence MATVSRVVNGNPNVKPTTRKKVLATIERLGYRPNAVARGLASKKTTTVGAIIPDISSIFFAELARGIEDIATMYKYNMILSNSDQNEDKEVQLINTMLEKQVDGIIFMGGNISEQHVQQFKSSSVPVVLAATYDENNEIPSVNIDYEQAAFEATQFLIEQNKAVPALVSGLEETHINQLKYKGYARALNEAGLSVDESLIVKGDYSYSSGIEAVNQLLEENKKPEAIFVASDEMALGVIHGIQDKGYRVPDDIEVFGFDNTRLATMVRPTLSTIVQPMYDIGAVSMRLLTKYMNKEEVQDQKVVLPHRIEKRNSTK
- the pilM gene encoding pilus assembly protein PilM, which codes for MKERVFALDIGTRSVTGIILNQQQEGFEVVDYCMLEHQDRSMRDGQIHDVIAVSETIKQVKATIEQSHGPLKSVCVAAAGRALITMEGSASLHLQNKSITNPEMVQHLELSAVQNALEKVSQQEGEENVTPYYCVSYSVLHYYVDQQEIGSLIDQQGEDVSARIIATFLPKVVIESLLAALSRAGLEMEALTLEPIAAIEVLIPESMRRLNVALVDIGAGTSDIAITNQGTVVAYGMVPIAGDEITEAISDTYLLDFPNAEEAKRAIVEQGEVKLEDILGFETTIAYEQLTKDIAPAIDLLASQVAEEILKLNTKPPRAVMLVGGGSLTPMITTAIANKLQLPENRVAVRDVSAIKQLSFREKLPVRPDFVTPIGIAIAAKRNPVHYISVSINEHTLRLFEMRTLIVGDCLIQTGIDISKWYGKPGAASIITVNGKEVTLPGEFGEPPQIMLNGEPTSVKARIKNGDHLQIKKGKNGEAAAITINELFGEITPMTIWFENQRHIIYPAFFVNQQPADKNYLVKDKDVIEWHQPKHLEDIMKHISSTKYDKPEPFLVFVNGKQIQLNMGETQFYVNQKRAEPKQVLHHGDHIQIKQAKQPNVNDLFFQEGMDFWLTMTVFFNGKAIELKQPKYKVKRNQELLEETSLLYLEDQLQIEANQNSTFIFQDVFQYVDLELSTASGKFYVYKNKQPAQFHESIQAGDELEIVWQD